Proteins from a genomic interval of Clostridium scatologenes:
- the proS gene encoding proline--tRNA ligase: MEKDKKLVEQITPMDEDFAQWYTDIIKKAELADYSSVRGCMIIRPYAYAMWENIQGDLDRRFKETGHENVYMPMFIPEGLLQKEKDHVEGFAPEVAWVTQGGNEELTERLCVRPTSETLFCEHYAKTVQSYNDLPKLYNQWCSVVRWEKTTRPFLRTTEFLWNEGHTIHATQEESEEETIKMLNVYADHVEQMLAIPVIRGEKTEKERFAGAIGTYTIEALMHDGKALQAATSHNFGTNFAEAFNMQYTDKNGKLQYVHQTSWGITTRLIGAIIMVHGDDSGLKLPPRIAPIQVIIVPIAQHKEGVLEKAAELKAKISKIARVKVDDSDKMPGWKFAEYEMKGVPIRLEIGPKDIEKNQVVLVRRDNGEKIIVSIDEIETKIPALLDDIHNSMFEAAKKIREEKTSSATNMEQFKDIVENKTGFVKAMWCGDRACEDKIKEETGATSRCIPFKQEKISGTCVCCGKKTDQMVYWGRAY; this comes from the coding sequence ATGGAAAAAGATAAGAAATTAGTAGAACAAATTACACCAATGGATGAAGATTTTGCACAATGGTATACAGATATAATAAAAAAGGCAGAACTTGCTGATTACTCAAGTGTTAGGGGCTGCATGATTATACGTCCTTATGCTTATGCAATGTGGGAAAATATTCAAGGTGATTTAGATAGAAGATTTAAAGAAACAGGACATGAAAATGTATATATGCCTATGTTTATACCAGAAGGGTTACTTCAAAAGGAAAAAGACCATGTTGAAGGTTTTGCACCAGAAGTTGCATGGGTAACTCAAGGAGGAAATGAAGAATTAACTGAAAGATTATGTGTACGTCCTACATCAGAAACATTATTCTGTGAGCACTATGCTAAAACAGTTCAATCATACAATGATTTACCAAAATTATACAATCAGTGGTGTTCGGTTGTAAGATGGGAAAAAACTACACGTCCTTTCCTTAGAACTACAGAATTCCTATGGAATGAAGGTCATACTATACATGCAACTCAAGAAGAATCAGAGGAAGAAACAATTAAAATGTTAAATGTATATGCAGATCATGTTGAACAAATGCTTGCAATTCCTGTTATAAGAGGTGAAAAAACTGAAAAAGAAAGATTTGCAGGTGCTATAGGGACTTATACTATAGAAGCTTTAATGCATGATGGAAAAGCACTTCAAGCAGCTACTTCTCATAATTTTGGAACTAACTTTGCTGAAGCTTTTAACATGCAATATACAGATAAAAATGGTAAATTACAATATGTTCATCAGACATCATGGGGAATAACTACACGCTTAATAGGTGCAATAATAATGGTTCATGGAGATGACAGTGGACTTAAACTTCCACCAAGAATAGCACCAATTCAAGTTATTATAGTTCCTATAGCTCAACATAAGGAAGGCGTTTTAGAAAAGGCTGCTGAATTAAAGGCAAAAATATCTAAGATAGCTAGAGTAAAGGTTGATGATAGTGACAAAATGCCAGGTTGGAAATTTGCTGAATATGAGATGAAAGGTGTTCCAATACGTTTAGAAATAGGACCTAAAGATATTGAAAAAAATCAAGTAGTACTTGTAAGAAGAGATAATGGAGAAAAGATAATAGTTTCAATAGATGAAATAGAAACAAAAATACCAGCACTTTTAGATGATATACACAATTCTATGTTTGAAGCTGCTAAAAAAATTAGAGAAGAAAAAACTAGTTCTGCAACAAATATGGAACAATTTAAAGATATAGTTGAAAATAAAACAGGATTTGTTAAAGCTATGTGGTGTGGAGACAGAGCTTGTGAAGATAAGATTAAGGAAGAAACTGGTGCAACATCTAGATGTATTCCATTTAAGCAAGAAAAGATATCAGGTACTTGTGTATGCTGTGGTAAGAAGACTGATCAGATGGTTTACTGGGGAAGAGCATACTAA
- a CDS encoding M20 metallopeptidase family protein, translating to MFKSIILEKAEKLKDKLITIRRDIHAHPEIGMHENRTAKVIADKLKELGIEVQEHVGGTGVVGLLRGKEPGRTILLRADMDCLRLREENDIKYKSQYPEFMHACGHDAHVSWLIGAASILAEFKDEFSGNVKFLFQPAEEGAGGAEKTIHSGVLENPKVDVVIGAHVWPGIAAGKIGIKPGPLMAASDNFKIVIHGKGGHGGQPQKCIDPIAVACEIYMALQTVISRKVDPLEPAVISIGKFNAGSAHNIIPDRAELEGTIRTLTYEVREKMPAMIESIIKGISEANGAEYEFNFTPYHAPVVNDYEITTMLGKAASRVIGAKNVIIVDKPTMIGEDFSSFEEKVPGTFFWVGNLNKEKGITEPLHSPEFNVDEDIIYKAAAIFAQFALIYLDD from the coding sequence ATGTTTAAAAGTATAATATTGGAAAAGGCTGAAAAGCTAAAAGATAAACTCATAACAATTAGAAGAGACATACATGCGCATCCTGAAATAGGTATGCACGAAAATAGGACAGCAAAGGTAATAGCGGATAAATTAAAAGAACTTGGAATAGAAGTCCAAGAGCATGTAGGTGGTACAGGAGTAGTTGGATTATTGAGAGGCAAGGAGCCAGGAAGAACTATACTTTTAAGGGCGGATATGGATTGTCTTAGATTAAGAGAGGAAAATGATATAAAGTATAAGTCACAGTATCCTGAATTTATGCATGCTTGTGGACATGATGCTCATGTATCTTGGCTTATTGGAGCAGCTTCGATTTTGGCAGAATTTAAAGATGAATTTAGTGGAAATGTTAAGTTCTTATTTCAACCAGCAGAAGAAGGTGCTGGTGGAGCGGAAAAAACTATACATAGTGGAGTTTTAGAAAATCCAAAGGTAGATGTAGTAATAGGTGCCCATGTATGGCCAGGAATAGCAGCAGGAAAAATAGGTATAAAGCCGGGACCTCTTATGGCAGCTTCAGATAATTTTAAAATAGTAATACATGGAAAAGGTGGGCATGGAGGTCAACCGCAAAAATGTATAGATCCTATAGCTGTAGCATGTGAAATATACATGGCACTGCAAACTGTAATAAGTAGAAAAGTAGATCCGTTAGAGCCAGCTGTTATAAGTATTGGAAAGTTTAATGCTGGTTCAGCTCATAATATAATACCAGATAGGGCAGAATTAGAAGGAACGATAAGAACATTAACTTATGAAGTGAGAGAAAAGATGCCAGCAATGATAGAATCTATTATAAAGGGTATAAGTGAAGCTAATGGAGCAGAATATGAATTTAACTTTACTCCTTATCATGCGCCTGTTGTAAATGATTATGAAATTACTACTATGTTAGGAAAAGCTGCCAGTAGAGTAATAGGAGCTAAAAATGTAATCATAGTAGATAAACCAACTATGATAGGTGAAGATTTTTCTAGCTTTGAAGAAAAGGTTCCTGGAACATTTTTTTGGGTTGGAAATCTTAATAAGGAAAAAGGAATTACTGAGCCACTTCATAGTCCAGAATTTAATGTAGATGAGGATATAATATACAAAGCTGCTGCCATATTTGCTCAATTTGCACTTATATATTTAGATGATTAA
- the ftsH gene encoding ATP-dependent zinc metalloprotease FtsH: MFNNKKFDGNKIKYGIYYAIVVAIVIFILNDYVVNLKTQHIQYSEFINYVNSNKIEEVQISKDKLIVIPKVKSGESKKTLYTERLDDNDLIKRLDNAKITYGGVPQENSPIRSFFINWILPVAIFIFLGRLLFGKLDKKMGSGVMSFGKNTAKIYAESETGVNFSDVAGQEEAKESLIEIVDFLHKPERYTDIGARLPKGALLVGPPGTGKTLLAKAVAGEAKVPFFSISGSAFVEMFVGMGASRVRDLFEQAQQKAPCIVFIDEIDAIGKSRDNNVSGNDEREQTLNQLLAEMDGFDSSKGVVILAATNRPEILDKALLRPGRFDRRVIVDRPDLKGREEILKVHAKGVKIANESDLNSVAKGTPGAVGADLANIINEAALRAVKNNRKEVIQEDLEEAIEVIIAGKEKKDRILSDKEKRSVAFHEVGHALVAALLKNTDPVHKITIVPRTMGALGYTMQLPEGEKYLTTKEEMMDQICVMLGGRAAEEIEFNTISTGAANDIERATSSARSMVTMYGMSERFDMMGLESIQNRYLDGRPVQNCSAETASIIDEETLKIIRAGHEKSKKILADNRTLLTKISNRLMEKETLMGDEFMAIVEEEKNLNESSLD; encoded by the coding sequence ATGTTTAATAATAAAAAGTTCGATGGCAATAAAATAAAGTATGGTATTTATTATGCCATTGTTGTAGCTATTGTAATATTTATTTTAAATGATTACGTAGTGAATTTAAAAACACAGCATATTCAATATAGCGAATTTATAAATTATGTAAATTCAAATAAAATTGAAGAAGTGCAAATTTCAAAGGATAAATTAATAGTTATACCTAAGGTTAAAAGTGGAGAGAGCAAAAAGACATTATACACAGAAAGATTAGATGATAATGATTTAATAAAAAGATTAGATAATGCAAAAATTACATATGGTGGAGTGCCTCAAGAAAACAGTCCTATAAGAAGCTTCTTTATAAATTGGATATTACCAGTTGCAATTTTTATATTCTTAGGAAGGCTTTTATTTGGAAAATTAGATAAGAAAATGGGAAGCGGTGTTATGTCATTTGGAAAAAACACGGCTAAAATATATGCAGAAAGTGAAACAGGTGTAAACTTTAGTGATGTGGCTGGACAGGAGGAAGCTAAAGAATCTTTGATAGAAATAGTCGATTTTTTACATAAACCTGAGAGATATACAGATATAGGTGCAAGGCTTCCTAAAGGTGCTCTTTTAGTAGGCCCTCCAGGAACAGGTAAAACATTACTAGCTAAAGCAGTGGCAGGGGAAGCTAAAGTTCCATTTTTTTCCATATCTGGTTCAGCTTTTGTAGAGATGTTTGTAGGTATGGGGGCTTCAAGGGTAAGAGATTTATTTGAACAAGCACAACAAAAGGCACCATGTATAGTGTTTATAGATGAAATTGATGCTATAGGTAAGAGCAGAGACAATAATGTTAGTGGAAATGATGAAAGAGAGCAAACATTAAATCAATTATTAGCAGAAATGGATGGATTTGATTCTTCCAAAGGAGTAGTAATTTTAGCAGCCACTAATAGACCAGAAATATTAGATAAGGCTCTTTTAAGACCAGGAAGATTTGATAGAAGGGTAATAGTGGATAGACCAGATCTAAAAGGAAGAGAAGAAATACTAAAAGTACATGCTAAAGGAGTTAAGATAGCTAACGAATCTGATTTGAATTCTGTTGCTAAGGGTACTCCAGGTGCAGTAGGAGCAGATTTGGCTAACATAATAAATGAAGCAGCACTTAGAGCAGTTAAAAATAATAGAAAAGAAGTAATCCAAGAAGATTTAGAAGAGGCAATAGAAGTAATCATTGCAGGTAAAGAAAAGAAAGACAGAATATTATCAGATAAGGAAAAGAGATCAGTTGCTTTTCATGAAGTTGGTCACGCACTTGTAGCTGCTTTATTAAAAAATACTGATCCAGTACACAAAATAACTATTGTACCAAGAACTATGGGAGCTTTAGGATATACTATGCAGCTACCAGAAGGTGAAAAGTATCTTACAACTAAAGAAGAAATGATGGATCAAATATGTGTAATGTTAGGTGGAAGAGCTGCAGAAGAAATAGAGTTTAATACCATATCTACAGGTGCAGCTAATGATATTGAAAGAGCAACTTCATCTGCAAGAAGTATGGTAACTATGTATGGAATGAGTGAAAGATTTGATATGATGGGACTTGAATCTATTCAAAATAGATATTTAGATGGAAGACCTGTGCAAAATTGCAGTGCTGAAACAGCATCAATAATTGATGAAGAGACTTTAAAAATAATAAGAGCAGGTCATGAGAAATCTAAAAAGATACTTGCAGACAATAGAACATTGCTTACTAAAATATCAAATAGACTTATGGAAAAAGAAACTCTTATGGGTGATGAGTTTATGGCTATAGTGGAAGAAGAAAAAAATTTAAATGAATCATCATTAGATTAG